A section of the Candidatus Desulfarcum epimagneticum genome encodes:
- a CDS encoding transposase gives MYRGRMIFSQVLDFMPRRPFRKCVSRYSGNKHIRSFSCFDQFLCMVFAQLTYRESLRDTVLCLRAIHEKLHHVGIQGKLSRTTFSDANEKRDWRIYCDFAQVLIEQARRLYADDDFGLQLKETVYALDSSTISLCRSLFPWARFKSTKSGIKLHTLVDLRGNIPSFISITDAKLHDVNILDQLLPEAGSIYVMDRAYLDFSRLYNMHQSLAFFILRAKHNTKLRRLYSAQVDKRDGILCDQTVRPGGNLAARDYPEKLRRIKYHDHKTDKRLIFLTNNFILNAGTIADLYKYRWQVELFFKWIKQHLRIKKFFGYSENAVKIQIWTAISAYVLVAIMKKRLCLEQNLYTILQILSITLFEKTPIFQLFTEPVYKSKITRGPIQLNLFDI, from the coding sequence ATGTATCGGGGAAGAATGATATTTTCACAAGTACTGGATTTTATGCCGAGACGACCATTTCGCAAATGTGTGAGCCGATATTCTGGAAACAAGCATATTCGCTCTTTTTCATGTTTTGACCAGTTTCTGTGCATGGTATTTGCTCAACTGACTTATCGTGAAAGCCTTCGAGATACAGTCCTGTGCCTGCGAGCCATTCATGAAAAGCTTCATCATGTCGGCATTCAGGGAAAATTGTCTCGAACTACTTTTTCCGATGCCAATGAAAAACGCGACTGGCGTATCTACTGCGATTTTGCCCAGGTCCTTATTGAACAGGCGCGAAGGCTTTATGCAGATGACGATTTTGGTCTCCAGCTTAAAGAGACTGTCTATGCGTTGGATTCATCGACGATCAGCTTATGTCGGTCCCTTTTTCCATGGGCTCGGTTTAAATCCACTAAAAGCGGCATAAAGCTCCATACATTGGTTGATTTGAGAGGAAATATCCCCTCGTTTATTTCCATCACGGATGCAAAACTTCATGATGTTAACATACTTGACCAGCTATTGCCGGAGGCCGGCTCAATTTATGTGATGGACCGCGCGTATCTCGATTTTTCAAGGCTCTATAACATGCATCAATCCTTAGCTTTTTTTATTCTGAGAGCCAAACACAACACCAAACTTCGACGGCTATATTCAGCGCAAGTAGATAAGCGTGACGGCATCCTGTGCGACCAAACAGTACGACCAGGCGGGAACCTTGCGGCAAGGGATTATCCCGAAAAATTGAGACGGATAAAATATCATGATCATAAAACCGATAAACGCTTAATATTTCTTACCAATAATTTTATATTGAACGCCGGAACCATAGCCGATCTCTATAAATACCGCTGGCAGGTAGAATTGTTTTTCAAATGGATAAAACAGCATTTGAGAATCAAAAAATTTTTCGGTTATTCCGAAAACGCCGTAAAAATACAAATCTGGACCGCAATTTCAGCATATGTTCTCGTGGCAATCATGAAAAAACGTCTCTGCCTGGAGCAGAATCTTTACACAATATTACAGATTTTAAGCATTACTCTTTTTGAAAAAACACCAATATTTCAATTGTTTACCGAGCCGGTTTACAAAAGCAAGATTACTCGCGGGCCTATACAATTGAATTTATTCGATATCTAA
- a CDS encoding hypothetical protein (Evidence 5 : Unknown function) translates to MKDRKTNMRIAKPIMDISENWDIPLKKTSSLWPSVGGVVYGKVPVVCGIGPTARDLYTPQESVNRTSLIQRTLLLAEFLVKTL, encoded by the coding sequence ATGAAAGACAGAAAAACAAATATGAGAATAGCAAAACCGATCATGGATATTTCTGAAAACTGGGATATACCGTTAAAAAAAACTTCTTCATTGTGGCCTTCTGTGGGAGGGGTCGTGTATGGAAAAGTGCCGGTTGTCTGCGGTATAGGGCCAACAGCACGGGATCTTTATACTCCGCAGGAGTCTGTTAATCGAACAAGTCTGATTCAACGAACACTTTTACTTGCAGAATTCCTCGTTAAAACTTTATAA
- a CDS encoding conserved hypothetical protein (Evidence 4 : Unknown function but conserved in other organisms), with the protein MPSKTKKEINTDFIDPKKVKIPEPQRIAVSQYGMVSTAQYNATRSGMQILEMGGNAFDAAVACAFSLGVCEPQASGIGGQTMALLYIKKEDRLVALDGSSRVPNRALNKDFSSKVSRLHGYRAATVPSTPAVLSYMNDRYGNLTLAEVIKPAIQIAENGYAITELQRKLQKRELKNFSKGNAGQFFLRNGEKPYSVGTLFKQPVLAKTYQRIADAGIEDFYTGEIAEIIHKDMDTNGGLIHKDDLGQIPYPIEREPLIGRLGNMMAHTMPPPGAGRTLIEMINILKKFPVKDRNPDTPEGSLLLAEIIRRAQLDRRDRPFEANFYPQVQDRRMVSNEYSKIVAQQIKTRIKSSGETTHLSVMDKYGNVVALTQSIERIYGAKVVTPKLGFLYNNYMSALEYKDITHPHYLRPNAVPWASVAPTIIFKSKKPWLAIGSPGSERIASSILQVLIRLNLQSPFDAVAAPRIHCSYDGKVSLEAAFMRDDIPGKLESMGFSIDIREPNSFYLGCIQMVMAENNDFIGVADPRRDGSAGGPKQ; encoded by the coding sequence ATGCCGTCAAAAACAAAAAAAGAAATCAATACCGATTTTATTGATCCGAAAAAGGTAAAAATACCGGAACCTCAGCGGATTGCAGTCTCTCAATACGGTATGGTTTCAACAGCTCAATATAATGCAACCAGATCAGGTATGCAAATACTTGAGATGGGAGGAAACGCTTTTGACGCAGCAGTGGCATGCGCATTTTCGTTGGGAGTTTGTGAACCACAGGCATCAGGAATCGGTGGACAAACAATGGCTCTTCTTTATATTAAAAAAGAGGATAGACTCGTTGCGCTTGACGGATCTTCAAGAGTCCCGAACCGAGCTCTTAATAAAGATTTTTCATCAAAAGTATCCCGTCTTCACGGATACCGGGCTGCGACTGTTCCCAGCACACCGGCTGTGCTATCATACATGAATGACCGTTACGGTAACCTCACACTGGCTGAAGTTATAAAACCGGCGATTCAAATTGCTGAGAACGGATATGCAATAACCGAACTCCAAAGAAAGCTGCAAAAACGAGAACTAAAAAATTTTTCAAAAGGGAATGCAGGTCAATTTTTTTTAAGGAATGGAGAAAAACCCTATAGCGTCGGTACGCTTTTTAAACAACCGGTACTGGCAAAAACTTATCAGAGGATTGCGGATGCCGGTATCGAAGATTTTTATACAGGGGAGATTGCTGAAATCATCCACAAAGATATGGATACTAATGGCGGCCTGATCCATAAGGATGATCTGGGGCAAATTCCTTATCCCATTGAACGAGAGCCGCTCATCGGAAGACTGGGAAACATGATGGCACATACAATGCCTCCCCCAGGCGCAGGCAGAACTCTTATAGAAATGATCAATATCCTGAAGAAATTTCCTGTAAAGGATCGCAATCCAGACACACCGGAAGGCTCGCTGTTGCTGGCGGAAATTATTCGAAGAGCCCAACTTGATCGTAGGGATAGACCATTTGAAGCGAACTTCTATCCCCAGGTTCAGGATAGACGAATGGTCAGTAACGAATACTCTAAAATTGTTGCGCAACAAATAAAAACCCGCATAAAGTCCAGTGGCGAAACGACTCATTTGTCTGTTATGGATAAATACGGCAATGTTGTTGCCCTCACACAGTCCATAGAACGCATATACGGCGCAAAAGTGGTTACACCAAAGTTAGGATTTCTTTACAATAACTACATGAGCGCCTTGGAGTATAAAGATATTACTCACCCTCACTATCTTAGGCCAAATGCTGTTCCATGGGCATCAGTCGCGCCAACCATTATATTCAAGTCAAAAAAACCATGGCTGGCAATCGGCTCACCCGGCAGTGAACGAATTGCATCATCAATTCTGCAAGTCCTTATCAGATTAAACCTTCAATCCCCGTTTGACGCTGTGGCAGCGCCACGAATTCATTGTTCGTATGACGGAAAGGTCTCCCTTGAAGCCGCATTTATGAGAGATGATATCCCTGGTAAACTCGAAAGCATGGGTTTCAGTATTGATATACGTGAACCCAATTCATTTTATCTTGGGTGTATTCAAATGGTAATGGCTGAGAATAATGATTTTATAGGTGTTGCTGATCCACGTAGAGACGGTTCGGCTGGAGGCCCGAAGCAATGA
- a CDS encoding conserved hypothetical protein (Evidence 4 : Unknown function but conserved in other organisms), with protein sequence MKLPVLISVPHAGLEVPPEMKNICQLSEKEIIEDGDEGAADIYYPLEKEVKAFVKTDIARAIVDMNRTPEDFSKDGVIKTHTCHNIPIYQKPLAIETANDLIENYYQPYHRALSSKTRDVRVGLDCHTMAELGPSVAPDTGKKRPAACVSNADKTCDISLIQSFAEILQDMLHHEVAINNPFNGGYIIKKHSLEIPWLQIELSRAHFLTNVEKSVAFHKTIVKWIVINGI encoded by the coding sequence ATGAAACTACCAGTTCTGATTTCCGTTCCCCATGCCGGCTTAGAAGTGCCTCCTGAAATGAAAAACATTTGCCAGTTATCTGAGAAGGAGATTATTGAAGATGGTGATGAAGGCGCTGCAGACATTTATTATCCTTTAGAAAAAGAAGTAAAAGCATTTGTTAAAACCGACATTGCCCGGGCTATAGTTGATATGAACAGGACTCCTGAAGATTTTAGTAAAGACGGTGTAATAAAAACCCATACATGCCATAATATACCTATATACCAAAAGCCTCTTGCAATAGAGACCGCAAATGATTTGATCGAAAATTATTATCAGCCTTATCATCGAGCGCTTTCTTCAAAAACCAGAGATGTAAGAGTGGGTCTTGACTGCCACACAATGGCGGAATTAGGGCCATCCGTGGCGCCGGATACCGGAAAAAAAAGACCCGCTGCTTGTGTAAGTAATGCGGATAAAACATGCGATATATCACTGATACAATCATTTGCCGAAATTTTACAAGATATGCTCCATCATGAGGTAGCCATAAATAATCCTTTTAATGGGGGATATATTATCAAAAAACACTCCTTGGAAATCCCATGGTTGCAGATTGAATTGTCCCGCGCTCATTTTTTAACAAACGTAGAAAAAAGCGTAGCTTTTCATAAAACAATAGTTAAATGGATCGTTATTAACGGCATTTAA